Proteins from a single region of Bdellovibrio svalbardensis:
- a CDS encoding YheU family protein yields the protein MNQEENQPPVEIQKDNLSAEALEGIIESYILREGTDYGVQEVSFDKKKEQIARQIDKKEIRIVFDFNTESVTLMTSYEWLKLNKKS from the coding sequence ATGAATCAGGAAGAAAATCAGCCGCCCGTAGAAATTCAAAAAGACAACTTAAGCGCTGAGGCTCTTGAAGGAATTATTGAGTCTTATATTTTGCGGGAAGGAACGGACTATGGCGTTCAAGAGGTTTCTTTCGATAAAAAGAAAGAACAGATTGCTCGTCAAATTGATAAAAAAGAAATCCGCATTGTCTTTGATTTTAATACCGAGTCAGTCACATTGATGACCAGCTATGAATGGTTGAAGTTAAATAAAAAATCCTAA
- a CDS encoding four-helix bundle copper-binding protein, producing MSEDKLSPGQGDNQLEQANSILQDCIDNCTECSRLCLQLIPHCLDVGGEHATSEHINILHVCSIICETNAKLMTLDSEFYHDLCRLSAEVSTACAADCDALSKNDAIMVEGAEICRKTAESCNRMLVH from the coding sequence ATGTCTGAAGATAAACTATCCCCTGGGCAAGGCGACAATCAGTTAGAACAAGCGAATTCGATTCTCCAGGACTGTATCGACAACTGCACGGAATGCTCACGTCTCTGTCTCCAATTAATTCCCCACTGCCTGGATGTTGGAGGGGAACATGCCACGTCGGAGCATATCAATATTCTGCACGTCTGTTCGATCATTTGTGAAACCAACGCAAAACTGATGACTTTAGATTCAGAATTCTATCATGACCTCTGCCGTCTTTCTGCTGAAGTTAGTACGGCCTGTGCCGCGGACTGCGATGCCCTCTCCAAAAACGACGCGATCATGGTCGAAGGCGCAGAGATCTGTCGCAAGACCGCCGAAAGCTGTAATAGAATGTTAGTTCACTAG
- a CDS encoding SlyX family protein has translation MEKRFIDIETKILQQEVLLEELHQVMYQQQKKIDQLEAILSSLVKRIREGNVTGEEIGPAGEKPPHY, from the coding sequence ATGGAAAAACGCTTTATTGATATTGAAACGAAAATACTTCAACAAGAGGTTCTTTTAGAAGAGCTTCATCAGGTCATGTATCAGCAGCAGAAAAAGATAGACCAATTAGAAGCGATTCTGTCATCTTTGGTAAAACGCATCCGTGAAGGCAATGTAACGGGCGAAGAAATTGGACCCGCAGGCGAAAAGCCGCCTCATTACTAG
- a CDS encoding TMEM175 family protein: MHKGRLEAFSDGVLAIIITIMVLELKVPHTEDISGLVPLIPVFISYLISFVFIGIYWNNHHHLLHSVQKVNGSILWANMHLLFWLSLIPFTTAWMGENHFPTWPVALYGVNLMFSGIAYFILTRCLIAYHGPKSDLAIAIEGDFKGKISVVLYSIAIGMAFVNSWVSYAIYFAVAIMWLVPDRRIERVLENHEKSKG; this comes from the coding sequence ATGCATAAAGGCCGTCTAGAAGCTTTTAGTGATGGTGTTTTGGCCATCATCATTACTATTATGGTGTTGGAATTGAAAGTCCCGCATACGGAAGATATCTCGGGTTTGGTTCCTCTAATCCCGGTATTTATTAGTTATCTCATTAGTTTTGTTTTTATCGGCATCTACTGGAATAACCACCATCATCTTTTACATTCAGTCCAGAAGGTCAATGGTTCAATACTTTGGGCAAATATGCATTTGCTCTTTTGGCTTTCTTTGATTCCATTTACTACGGCCTGGATGGGGGAGAATCATTTTCCCACATGGCCGGTGGCGCTTTATGGCGTGAACTTGATGTTCAGTGGGATTGCCTACTTTATTCTGACGAGATGTTTGATTGCTTATCACGGTCCCAAATCAGATCTGGCAATTGCCATCGAAGGGGATTTCAAGGGAAAGATTTCTGTCGTTCTTTATAGTATTGCTATTGGCATGGCTTTCGTAAATTCGTGGGTTTCCTATGCGATCTATTTTGCAGTCGCGATCATGTGGTTGGTGCCGGATCGTCGAATTGAAAGAGTTCTTGAAAACCACGAGAAATCTAAAGGCTAG